Proteins found in one Salvia hispanica cultivar TCC Black 2014 unplaced genomic scaffold, UniMelb_Shisp_WGS_1.0 HiC_scaffold_47, whole genome shotgun sequence genomic segment:
- the LOC125199342 gene encoding receptor-like protein 9DC3, translating into MRLTLKGQDQLLNRLLETFTTIDLSSNRFSGIIPPSIGKLKILRYLNLSRNSLTGHIPSSIGNMGELKSLDLSMNKLDGEIPSELSRLIFLAKLNLSVNNFVGQIPRSNQFFTFDNDSYMGNMGLCGLPLTRKCTEDDGKSTQLGEEEEDDEYEFIDGFGWRSVVMGYGCGFMVGIGIGLDINIRRGRDAIEL; encoded by the exons ATGAGGCTTACATTGAAAGGTCAAGATCAGTTATTGAATAGACTATTGGAAACCTTTACGACAATAGATCTGTCTTCCAATAGATTCTCTGGAATTATTCCACCTTCCATAGGAAAACTTAAGATTCTCAGATACTTGAACTTGTCCCGCAATAGCCTCACAGGACATATACCTTCATCTATTGGAAACATGGGAGAACTCAAATCGTTGGACTTGTCAATGAACAAATTGGATGGGGAAATTCCAAGTGAATTGTCGAGGTTGATATTTCTTGCGAAATTAAACCTTTCAGTGAACAATTTTGTTGGGCAAATACCACGATCTAATCAATTCTTCACATTTGATAATGATTCATACATGGGAAACATGGGATTGTGTGGACTTCCGTTGACAAGAAAATGCACAGAGGATGATGGGAAATCGACGCAgcttggagaagaagaagaagatgatgaatatGAATTCATAGATGGATTTGGTTGGAGAAGTGTGGTGATGGGGTATGGATGTGGATTTATGGTTGGTATTGGAATTG GATTGGATATCAATATAAGACGAGGAAGAGACGCAATAGAgctgtag